Within the Trachemys scripta elegans isolate TJP31775 chromosome 4, CAS_Tse_1.0, whole genome shotgun sequence genome, the region TGAGGTTTCAGTTTCCCCAGACATTGCAGAGGGTCATTTTCTGTAATGAATTCTTCATGCATCTTCTGAAATGCCCGAGCTGCATCCCCCAAAATGTGAAGCTTCAGCTCAACTTCAAAACAAGAGCTGATGTGAAGGTTTTGACAATTAGCCTGCTGAAGCTGCTCGTTAATCATCCGCAACAACTCTCTGCAATAAGTATCATCATAATCTGCTTTGCCATTTGCCTTTTCTTCAGTGTAACTATTGCACTCATCTATTAAGAATTTAGCTAGAGCCTCTGTTTTATGCCAGCGTTCCTGTGTAAAGAACTCTTTCACACCTTGCAACGCTTTTACAGCTGACTCTGATATTTTCTTACATTTGAGCACACTGAAGTCTAagtattcatttttcattttgaaattttgtgtTCTATAAGTAGACAAGCTTTTGGCCTCCTTTAACATCTGCCATGCTGCACTCCCCCTATTCTCTAGGTCTCTTCTCAAATGTAACTCCATTTCTTTATCTATGATGCGTTTCTGTAAAGGAATGGGTGATAATTCTGACAATGTTTCTCTCCACATGGTTTCAAATTCTTTCTCCTGTTCATCATTATTTAGCTTGCATTTGCTTTTCCTGCAATGTTTCAGAAGCCTGTCAACTTTCTCTTCAGTTCTTCTCTTGTACTGTGACAGGACAGCATCTGTTTTATGTCGGCCTTTTCTAATTTCAATCGCTTCTTCCAACTTGCTGAATGAATAACTCTCCAGTTCATTCCTCAGACCATCTGCACTTCTCCTAAAATCTTCTTTGTACTTTTCTATCAGGTGCAGATTTTCTGCTCCActttcaaaatattgttttaaattatcCAAAATCTTCTCTGCTTCTTGTCTCAGTTTGTCCTGTGCCTCATTCTTTAGTTTGGTTAAAACATTGGTGTCTAGTTTATCTGGTGGCTGATTTTGGATGAAAGTTTCCTTTTCAGATACCCAGAGATGCATCATCTTGCGGAAACCCCATTCCCATTCTGCATAATTTACAGACAACTGGTTATAGGCGTCAGCAACAAGACTGTTTCTAAAGCTGAAGATAAAGTTTTCATGTTTTACAGCATTCCACATGCTCTTCACCCATTCAAGAAATTGGGGGATGTCCTTGGGGGATCTGTCCCCCAGTCTGgcttaacctgttcctcccccctGTTCAATGCTAGATAGGCTCTATtaggagttttttgttttgttaagtgttcactagagctgaaatcactgcgggggggggggggcagcatttctgcccagcctgctctcCAGGTACCCCCACTAAGAGCTGATACTCACTAAGAGTTGGGAGGCAGATGACAGCAGAAGGTGACTGGCGagcaggcagccagcaggagcGGCGAGCAGGTGACTGGTAAGCAGAGGGCCAGAAGGGCAGCTGGTGGGCCGGCCAGCGGAGTGGAAAGGAATGGCATGTTCAGAGCAAGTGTTCAGATTGCGGAGCCTTCTTCCtcgggtgggaggtgaactcacacagatgcacctctgaaccctggggcCTCACCGACCAAGGACAACTAcagtgagtggggtgtggtgagggaccagagaggggcacagaaaaggaacttttggttgtaaaACTCAAGAACTTGAGGTGGAAGGCActgccccacgcactctggggtgtgtgtcctgctcacagttttatgattatgaatcctgcttgcagcattttccctaattaGTTGGGTGACTTCCATCCATTCATTAAAAAATTCTCTTCTACACTCACACTTTGTGCTTGCTAGTGGAGAAGTATTGCAGATAGAGGCTGAGGTTGGTGTCAAGCAGAGCTCATGCACACAAATACTAGAGAGCAGATGCTGAACAGGGGTTGGGGAGAGTGGAAACAGATTTCTTAACCCCCCCAGTCTCATCCACCCCCACTGCCCGCAAACTCCTGCATCAGGGACAGGCTGGTCTCTCCCTGGCTCGTTCCTTACCAGCTCTGCTGAGTCTCTCCGCCAGCTGTCTCTGCCTGATGTCTCTCAGCACCTTCACAGCCACCTCCACTCCGTAGCGCTCCCTATAGTGACTGATCAGCAGGTCGGTAACATCCACGGGATCCCCCTTCTCCAGCTGACCCCAGGGAATGGCTTGTGCTTGAACCTCTTGAGATCATCCTTCCTCAGATCATCCAAGGTTTCCAGCAGAAggtctctccctgtcccctccatgcCACCCCCCTCGGATTGGACCCTGGAGAAAGAGCTAGGCCATTCCATTGAGACAGTCAGGAAGTGGCTTCTCTAtctgcagccaggaagcagggccTGGGGAACAGAAGTGAAACTAACATGCCCTGCCAATATCTGCTCCCAGCAAACCCCTCCCTGGTACATCCCTCCCAAACACCCAGCTGCCCCAGCATTAATCCCTTCAGTCCTACTCGTTTGGCAGCTTTGGCTCGGGGACAGGGAGAGAAGTCAGACTGGCACCCAGTGTGCAAGTAAAAGTCGTGGTTCAATCAGAGAGCTGCAGCCCTGGGGAcgtcagtggggggggggaaggaggggctgttTGGGATGGGGTCaatgggagaggggtggggtggaagggagggagatTGGGTGAATTGGGGAGCGGTGGAGGAAGTTTGGGGGATTAGTCACAGGTTACAGGtgtgggtgaggggagggggagtttgagGAGAGCTGGTTGCGGGTTGTTGCGAGGGGTCAGTGGAGAATCAGTTCTTTGACTCAGGGGTGTAGATGCCATTCTGACACATTTGCAAGGGAGCGGCATGCTTAGCCTGGCTCTCTGCTCCACGATGCTAAtgctagggtgaccggatgtcccgattttatagggacagtcccgatatttgggctttatcttatataggctcttattaccccccaccccctgtccccatttttcacccttgctgtctggtcaccttagtctagctgttatggttgcagagaaaccCATCAAAATGTGACTTGAAGATAATTGTTGCCCAGGCTCCCAGCACAGGCATAGTCCAGCCAGGGGGCTGcgtgccctgagccctggggagCCCTTCATAgccccccagcacccagcccagcccctgattggctgctccagccTCCTCTATGCAaatgcacccccatcccctgacgcGAACGAGGGTGCAGGTggccccttggggggaggggaacttgAAATGTTCCTGGGGTGACAGTTAAACCGACATCTCTGACTccaggggtgcaggggggaggggttgagCTCAGGGGGCCCCTCGGGGGCTAGAGAGGGGGGAATTCATGATGAggccagggatgggggagggaggagcttggGAGGAGGGATCAGTTGGAGAGGGGAGGATTTGGGGGGTCAGTTGGTTGACGGGAGCTTGGGAGGGGTGTTAATTGTGAAGGGGGTTTTGTAGGGTTCCCAGCTGTCtaatcaaaaaaacccaaacaccctagccctgcccctgccccaccccttcactGAGACCCCatcactgccctgccccttctctgaggcctcgcccccgctcactccatcccccccaccctcactcactttcactggggtggggcacggggtgcaggctctgggttagggctgaggggttcgcagtgtgggagggggctctgggctgagcctggggaaagggactagggtgcaggagggcgctcagggctggggttggggtgcaggaggggctcagggtgcaggacgGGATgtggggtgcgggatctgggagggagtttgggtgtgtggggggggctcagggctggggtgcaggaggggtttggggtgcaggacgggatGTGGGGTACTggatctgggaaggagtttgggggggttcagtgctggggttggggtgcaggaagaggctcggggtgcgggctcaggtgtggggtgcgggatctggccgggtggcacttacctcgggcggctccgaGTCCCAGTCGGCGGCGAATCGGGGctgagacaggctccctgcctgccctggctctgtgctgctcctggaagcatcCAGCATGTCCCTCCCTGCAACCCCTtgcgggggcagggggtctccgcGCGCTGCCCTTGCCTACAGGTACCGCCcccgccagggccggctttagcaagagcggggcccgattcctgggggcggggcttgctgcaagccccgcccccaggacccgagccccgccgcggggggggggcggggacacCCGAGTTGCGCGGGGGGAGGGGACCcaagccgcggggaccgggccggagccaagccgggccagagccgctggggcctgcgggaacgggccgcgcctccccggagcccttctcccgcccccaccccagcttacctcgtgctgctggcccgcccctgcttcgtctcagacttcccgcgaatcagagagggggagggggcggggcgtgcaggggaggggaggaggggccggggaagtgagctgggggcggggcggacagctgcagcgcggggccctcttggcgcggggcccaattcagccgaattggctgaatcggcctaaagccgtcCCTGGCccccgcggccaatgggagctgcggagtcgacGCTCAcggcgggggcagcacgtggagacccCCTGCAAACCTCCCCGCCTAGGGGCCGCAGGAAGGGACaggctggctgcttccgggagcggtgtggggccagggcagccagggacctgcctcagccccactgcgccaccggTCTCTTAGTGGCtgatctcccggtttggctttaGGAGCCTCCAGGAGATCGAgcccgattctgggagactcccggccaaaccaggagggttggcaaccctagtggggGTTAGTTGGATGAGGGAGGGGCAATTTGGGGGGTCAGTCAGTAGAGGGGAGGGGCAGTCAGTTATAGGAGGGGCTAATTTgagagtgggggaaagaggggttaAGTCAGGGGAGGGGTATcaattggggaggggaagggggacagctgggcaggagttggggagggggttagTCAGGGGAGGAAATGGGGAGTTTGGAGGGGGCTGGTGGAGGGATTTTGGGAGGGGGTCAGTGAAGAATCAGTTTGTGACCCCCACGCCCCTCATGTCATGGGCCCTGACTGCAGTGCGCTGCTGTGTTTGTGCTGCACTGGGCCATGGAGCCGGCGCTGGGGCTCCCTGCTCACACTGGGGGGTCTGCGGGTTGGGCTGGGGCAGcccgggggagggcagggctggtgctaccattaaggcaaactaggcggttgcctagggtgccaagatttgggggcgccaaaaagtggtgcccccaattttttttacagcgttcctgggccgCTCCATTTCTCCTGCCTCctaggcttgcagcgccaatcagctgtttggcgccgcaagcatgggaggggaggagaattagagcgggggcggcatgctcggggaggaggtggagcagagatgacctggggtggggagctgctgcatggctctccgggggcggggagctgccgtggggggggggcgcctcagggcgggggggggggcgtccgcagggctgtggggtgggggcgcaaggtggaagtttcacctaggatgcgaaacttccttgcactggccctggcgGAGGGACATGCCTTGTGGATCTCTGTCTATGTAAATCCTGAAAACATGGCACGGGGGCGCAGAGTCCTGGTCTGACTCATTAGCGAGGGAGCAGCATCCTCGGCCCAGCTCTCTGCTCCATAATGCTGCTGCGGAGCTGCCAGGGTTTGAGGGGAGCAGCCCTCCATGGGACAGCAGCTCCGTCCACCACAGATCCAGCTTCCTTTGCTGCAGGAAAACACCACAGGGTAAGGCTGAAGGAGGAGTGGGTGAGGGCAGATAACTGCATGGACCTGGAGGGTTACCCCATAGCTCTGGATAGCTCAGATACACTGTCCATACATTGAATTGTCTGAGGTTCCCTCATCACTAGATTCAGATGGAGTTTGGCAGTTGTGAGGATGGTTTATTATGGCATGCCATTAAATGGAGTGTGTGACTATGGTAGTGTTTCCCAAAGTGTATGGCACAACTCCCCGATGAAGGCATGGGGTTAAAAGACGAGTCCTGGGGGCACATACACATCTCAACTGTTCCCTAGTGTtcgctttcatttttttaaaaagtaagtctAGCTGTTATGGCTGCAGAGAAACCCATCAAAATGTGACTTGAAGGTAATTGATGATGCAGTGTTgtctgtctgagtctgcagagacCCTGAAGTAAGAGGTTGGAGAGGGGTGAAGTGCCCCTTTCATTTCAGTGGGGACTGACTCAAATGCCAGTGATGCTGTTTTAAAAGTCAGCACTGTGAACTATTTTGCTGCTCAAAGCATATAAGAAAGAGGAGGAAGTACATTATGAAGATCTAAAATATGGCTAGGCCTTTAACACTAGATGGCGGTAATAgtgagtgggggggagaggtagtgTTTGATTTCAGTTTACTGAAGGGGGCCTCAGTTTTCAGAAGTTAAGGAAAGACTGGCTCATGGTGAATCTTGTATGGGATTTTGCAGTGATAAGGCTGATTTAATATAGGATGTTGTTATATGGAGTTTGACAATTATTAATGAatttgcatgttttttttaaatattcttttgtaGGCTTCAAACTGAGCCTCCAGTTTCACTGCTGAAATTTTGCATCCACAATAAATTGTGGCCCACAATTTTTTCCCACAAAATTGTTGGTACAATTAACTGAGGAAGCAAATTTTCACCTGCTAAACTGGAGGGTCAGTTGGAAAATCAGGTTAATAGTTACAGCTTATAAGAATCAGAAATACTTTTGGCCCTCTGGTGGGAAACAGGCTGGCTTACCAGCCCCACACTGCATAGTGCATGTGCACAGTTCCCCTGCCTGTTGGAATCTTCTCATTTATAGCCTGTTCTTGTCTGTGGTCTCTGAGTGCCTTCTGCACTTgtgaagctgggggtggggtaaacAAAATTTTCCTCACAGTAAATTGCAGTGATCAAGTGTGTGGTTCATGCAAAATTAATCAGTTGGACCAAACACCTATGATGCTGTTGGGAGAGTGATGAAGAAAAGGGTTGCCCCTGTATTATAAGGAACATGGAATTAGGCAAGAATGCTGAAATCCATGATAAATAATGGTGAAGAGTCAACATCCTGTTGGTGTGGGAAAGGGTAATGCATTATACTAAGGGGTCTATCCATCTCTCTCATTTGAAATTATCCCTTATCCCCATGAACTGTTCCTCTTAGGATAATTTTGCTGTAAAAAGTCACCTATGAACATTATAATGAATCAACATCCAGTGACTATAAAGCAAAGAattgtattaattttattttgttcttttgtaTAAGTTGTTTTGTCCTTATGCGATGATGAATTTTCAACAGTATTAAAGCAGTATGCAAGGCTAGTTCGCTAGTAGACATTAGTACCTGCGTCTAAAAGTATGGGTAACACTCTGACCCCTGGATTAATCAACAGAAATATAttacaagaagaaaataaaaccctTCATGTTTGAAGTAACCAGCTTTAAGCTTTTCTTCCCTGCCCCAACACGCGTTTTatcaaattaataataatcacaGCAATAACTTGCCATTCTTTAATGTTTTCCATTAGAGAAATGAACATTATTGAATTAAGCATCATAACCCACAGAGAGGTGGGTCAGATTCATTGTCCCTTATTTTACAAAGGacaaactgaggcatagggagggATCGGGGAAGTGAAATTACCTAAAGTaacagagcaggtcagtggcagagctaggccAGAACCCAGGAATCACTATTCTCAGTACCTCTGGCCCACTAGCCCACATTCCCATCTCAGAACTAGGAAGAGAACCCACGTGTCCTAGTCTTTAGCCATCAAGACCATCCAGCCCCCGACAGATAGAGAAGAGAGAGTGAGGTGCTGCTCTGTGCCAGGAGCCCCTTCTTGTTAGACTTCTTTTAGAATCCTAGTTCTTTTCATTGGATTATTTTCAGCACTGGAACCCTGAGCTGCTCTACAAGTTACCGTCTAGATGGTTTATTCCACCCGTTACTTTTAGGAGCCTAGTCATCAGGAAACATGGTAATGGGGGAAGTGAGTAGATGGCATGAGCAAAGATGAGGAGACAGACCACAGGTGGGGGTGAACAGAGTACATGGAATGGAGGACAGAGATAGCACTACAAGTGAGCCATCAATGGAATGGGATTTGGTAATTTCTGATCATGGTACACTGTCCCAATTATAACGGGGGCCAGAAATGAATATAACCCTTTATCTGGAATGACactgtccagcttttctaataaaacagattttgttGGGCAAAATACGATTACATGGTATGGTGTATCCTACCCTTTGAGTTTAGCTGCCTGGGTTAGGGTATGGATACTTGAATTAGTAGGAGAGTTGATCTGTTTTGGGAGTGAATTAATTGGTTATTGGATGTCACCTTGGCTCTGGTGAAATGtatctgtggtttgagcattcaaAAGCCTAAGACTTGATTctcttacaattaaaaaaaaaagattttcattcTGAAGTTATGAACGGTGCCTGATAGCTTCATAGATGAAATTACATATTTGTTTGAAGTTGGATTTTTTTCATGTCTGTTTTTAAATCAGAAGAATGTTCATTTTCCTGTCTGATCACATGTATATCCCATTTAAGCGGATTGTCTGCATGTTTATTTCATAGTAAATGCTTCCTTTAGGCTCTCCAGAGCCTGTTCTTTGGTTATTTTTTGCCAGTCTGCTGGGAGATTGGCTGGTTTAGCACCATACTCCTTAGCAAACTGTTGATTGAACTCCTTAAAAACAAATTTCCAGTAATCAGAAGCAGTAATGCTAGGATCTGGCTGAATGCGCCAATGCGGGTAATATTGACGATAATCTTTATAAGGATGATCCTTCCAATCTGTGTCTGAATTTCTAAATTCAGTGTTGGAAACCACATCAGAAGAACATAGAGAATAGGTAAGCTTTTCTGTTACCAGATTTTGGTATCTTCCTAGCCCTTGAGGACGATGTACTGATGCAAAATGCTCCTTATGATCCCCTCCTCCTGCTTCGCAGGGGACTTTACAGAACggacactgcttcccacagccaaaCACTCGCTTGAAGATTTCATCCTGGGGCTTCAGTGGCAGATGGGAGAGCTTTGATTTAATTTCCAAATCTTTCAATTCAGCTAGTATTTGTTTCTGAAGATCAGGAAGGAAGGTTTGAATAAAAGTAGAAAATTGATCTGGATCTGCTGTGTTTTTAAACTGTATCCCCACCAAGCTATCCTTGGAAATGACTAGGTCCTTCtgcagcactttacaaaagttgtTTAGAAAGGCTGAGACTGTCGTAACACTTTCATCTTCGGCTTTCTCCAGAGCATCCCTGACTTTCTTTATTATCGTGGATAGAATTTCTTCCTCCAGATCTTCCAAGTCCTCAGCCTCTCTGTAGTAATCTAATATGTGCCTCCATATCCAAGCTTTGACAAACTTTTCATAGTTGAGAATGTATTTCACATAGTTGTTGAAGTTCCCATCTTCTAACAGCGTCTTCTGCACAGTGAACTGGAAAAAGCTCCGGCTGGCATATTCAATAGACTGTCCGCTGCTGAGAATGTCATCCACTATTTCCAGTCCGAGTCTTTTGCTAACATAATCCATTAAGGCAGGTTTGAGACACTGATCACAGAACTCCTTGGCTCTATTTTGTCGGGCATCTTTTTCCAAGTAATGGTCTCGAAATGTAGAGAAATACTGAGGTTTCAGCTTCTCCAGTCGTTGCTGAGGATCATTTTCCTTGAGAAAATCTTCATGCATCTTCTGAAATGCATGAGCGGCTTCCCCCAAAATGTGAAGTTTCAGATCAACTTCAAAGCAAACAGAAGTCTGCAGTTTTTTCACTTCCTCCTGTTGAAGTTTCTCATTGATCAAATGCAACAATTCTCTGCAATAGGTTTCATCATAGTCTGCCTTGGAATAGACTCTCTCTTCAATGTAACTATTACATTGGGCCATCAAGGATTCAGCAAGTTTTTCTATTTTCTGTGACCGTTTTTTTGTAAACCAATGTTTCACAGCTGAGGTAAATGAAAAGTCTAAATATTCAGTTCTCATTGTGAAAGAGTTAATTCTATAATTCATCAAGCTTCCTGCTTTTTGTATCTTCTGATTGACAGAACTCCCTCTGTTATCCAGGTCTTTTCTCAGATGGAACTCTATATCTTCATGAATTTCATGTTTCTGTAAACAAATGGGCGAtaattctgaaaatgtttctttccacATTTTTTCAAATTCCATTTCCAATTCTTTATTTTCCAACTTACTTTCTTTTCTCCTGCATTGGTCTAAAAGCATGTCCACTTTCCCTTCAATTACTTTCATGTACTCAGCCTGGATATTGGCTATCTTGTGCTGGCCTTTTTTAATGTGAATGGCTTCCTTACATTTCTTAAATGAATAACTTTCCAGCTCAGTTTTCAGGCTCTTTGCACTTCTGATAAAATCTTCCCTGTACTTTTCTATCAGATGCAGATTTGCTGCCCCGctttcaaaatattgttttaaaagctcCAGAATTCTCTGTTCTCCACACAGTAGTTTCTGTTGCATTTCATATTGTGACTTATCAGCTTCTAGTTCATCAGGAGAAAGATTCTGAATGACAGTTTCTTTTTCAGTTATCCAGAGGTGCATTTCCTTGCGGAAATCCCATTCCCACTCAGAATATTTCACAGCCAGCTGGTTATAGGCTTCAGCTATGAGGCTGTTTCTAAAGCTGAAGATGAAGTTCTCATGTTTGACAGCATTCCACAGACTCTTGACCCATTCAATAAACTGTGGAATGTCCTTGGGGGTTCTTTTAAGTGAGCGGTTCTTTATGAATTCAAACAGATACCTCTTTAACTCATACACTTTTTCACTGTATCCCATATTCACCGGAGCCATGGGAGGGACTCCATGCCACAGCCCAGGGATGTACCAATTGTGTTTTTCCAGATCATACTCCATGATATCAGAaaattttatttccttgtttaGTTTTTCCATCTTTGCTGCAGCTTTGATCATTTCATTCAGCTGCTCCAGGAGGTGTTTCCTGTCCCTCATGTTTTGTTCATGTGCAGACACATCACTGACGTTCTGATGCACAAACTGGCAGTTTGGCTTATGCCCTATTTTTTCCATTCTGAGAAATGCATGGACCACAATTTGCAGAATATCCTTCATTTCGGTGGCGTTCTCCATGGCCATGTTAACAATGGTTATGTCACTCAGTCCAATCACCAGTGTGGCCAGCTCATTGTCATGTTGATAACTGTCCTCCAGCTTGGCCAATTCAGGGGCTTTCAAGCCTTCTGTGTCTATCACCAAGATGAAATCACAGCCCAGTTCCTTTTTTAAGATCTCTGTAACTTGAATGAGCAACATGAAGGCTCCTCGTGTACATCGGCCACTGCTCACTGAAAACTGCAGGCCGAACATGGTGTTGAGGAGGGTGGATTTCCCAGTGCTCTGCACTCCCAGCACTGTTAGAACCAGCATTTTGGACCTTCCCCTGAGCTTGGCATGGAGCTGGGTCAGAACATCTGTCACCCACTGCAGTGGGATGTTGGATGCATCTCCATCAATCAGCTCAATAGGAAACCCTTCCAGCATCAGGTCAGCTGCTATGCCTGGGAGATGGCTGAATTGTCTTCTACTTTTTAGAATTTTGCCTTCTTTAACCATTGAGTGTTCAGCCTCATAAAACTGCCCCAACTCACGCATGAAATGCTCAACCCCTAAAGACGTGGAAgatattaatttatctagttctgcCAGCCGTTTGGGGTCATCTCCTAAAGACTTGCATTTCTCTTTGTATTCAGCCCGTAGTTTAGAAAGATTCCCCCTAGCAATGTGATCCAGCTGAAATTTCATCCATTTCAGGAAATAATGTTTTTCTAATGGAAGTAGATGTTGTATTGCATCAATGAATTGAGTCAAACCATCAGTAAGGTCACATTTATTCTGTTGGTTACGTAATTCCAACGTTTTATCTTTCAGCTGAGATTTATATTTCTCAGCAGGGATATCCCCCTGCCTTCTCATTCGGCACATTTCTTTTTCCACTTTAGCCAGGCTTTTCCATAAGTCCCCTTGGAGCCTCAGCATTTCTTG harbors:
- the LOC117876227 gene encoding interferon-induced very large GTPase 1-like isoform X3, with product MGNGSSCDLEAMAANEKPSDIIRKARRKLTDVLQTDPEAVLSAVDAHLLITEREYFTLSQINDPQKLIVTLIETVLEKGESAHEQFLDCLENLQHTFPGLESISEYLEDDPNNGTENPEAAVFSEKKNGPEDPEMVVSSVKKNLPESPEATEPSEKRNGAETPEPDTSSEKGNRAEIPEPDTSSEKGNGAESPEPDISSEKGNRAESPEPDTSSEKGNGAESPEPDVASEKGNRAESPEPDISSEKGNGAESPEPNTSSEKKNKAKSSEPNTLSEKKNRSESPEPNTSSEKGNGAESPEPNTSSEKGNRAESPEPNSFSEKKNRSESPEPNTSSEKGNEAESPESDASSEKGNRAEIPEATASSGKGKESEILEASATSEKGKGKGAKSPKVPLTSEKENSEEQLFLQAPNELIGPWRNMPESAPAGDLLAARTIGKEPEGATPSRTPAKGTCDLETSAGEKPSEIIRNKRKRLIEILQKNLELILDELLSQSIVTEEEYNTLDKTEEDPKKKIRKLLILIQKKGESSCQQFLECLEIVFPDSLIREQEVAIQQDPEQKQKDLPKERRKAFREVLSKLKLQKYESRKLRMNDVLEINSGSLKDWTPRKLRDLPWHFLRKVMALNVTARSTSFRCGAPHDQGTRVDEEEQGIDEQIFFFSDSDTKVSVNPLDLLCAVLLCSDSFLQQEILSKMSMCQFALPLLLPSLDTPKCTLMLWAMRDIVRKWRPHSLAESRGFREESLVLTAMPTISFVRMGSCSFSKSKLLNEVLSPSQQHHDFFIHQDLSSGNVPREIADGLIEISWFFPGGRKNLDLFSEPVAVTNLRGDIESHWLQFSFLTEVSSAVFIFAENITEREYTLLSSLKESTTKYYFILNRQAGKSSETLAFLNKLAPVLKLKNSHMLMKDSSTNKAKFVEKLQSTIQSIMNSSPKRTGIEDMAVIARELGIQIDEDRVECQTASNCVKEITTEIKDVAYYKQEMLRLQGDLWKSLAKVEKEMCRMRRQGDIPAEKYKSQLKDKTLELRNQQNKCDLTDGLTQFIDAIQHLLPLEKHYFLKWMKFQLDHIARGNLSKLRAEYKEKCKSLGDDPKRLAELDKLISSTSLGVEHFMRELGQFYEAEHSMVKEGKILKSRRQFSHLPGIAADLMLEGFPIELIDGDASNIPLQWVTDVLTQLHAKLRGRSKMLVLTVLGVQSTGKSTLLNTMFGLQFSVSSGRCTRGAFMLLIQVTEILKKELGCDFILVIDTEGLKAPELAKLEDSYQHDNELATLVIGLSDITIVNMAMENATEMKDILQIVVHAFLRMEKIGHKPNCQFVHQNVSDVSAHEQNMRDRKHLLEQLNEMIKAAAKMEKLNKEIKFSDIMEYDLEKHNWYIPGLWHGVPPMAPVNMGYSEKVYELKRYLFEFIKNRSLKRTPKDIPQFIEWVKSLWNAVKHENFIFSFRNSLIAEAYNQLAVKYSEWEWDFRKEMHLWITEKETVIQNLSPDELEADKSQYEMQQKLLCGEQRILELLKQYFESGAANLHLIEKYREDFIRSAKSLKTELESYSFKKCKEAIHIKKGQHKIANIQAEYMKVIEGKVDMLLDQCRRKESKLENKELEMEFEKMWKETFSELSPICLQKHEIHEDIEFHLRKDLDNRGSSVNQKIQKAGSLMNYRINSFTMRTEYLDFSFTSAVKHWFTKKRSQKIEKLAESLMAQCNSYIEERVYSKADYDETYCRELLHLINEKLQQEEVKKLQTSVCFEVDLKLHILGEAAHAFQKMHEDFLKENDPQQRLEKLKPQYFSTFRDHYLEKDARQNRAKEFCDQCLKPALMDYVSKRLGLEIVDDILSSGQSIEYASRSFFQFTVQKTLLEDGNFNNYVKYILNYEKFVKAWIWRHILDYYREAEDLEDLEEEILSTIIKKVRDALEKAEDESVTTVSAFLNNFCKVLQKDLVISKDSLVGIQFKNTADPDQFSTFIQTFLPDLQKQILAELKDLEIKSKLSHLPLKPQDEIFKRVFGCGKQCPFCKVPCEAGGGDHKEHFASVHRPQGLGRYQNLVTEKLTYSLCSSDVVSNTEFRNSDTDWKDHPYKDYRQYYPHWRIQPDPSITASDYWKFVFKEFNQQFAKEYGAKPANLPADWQKITKEQALESLKEAFTMK